A genomic segment from Pseudomonas sp. M30-35 encodes:
- the fba gene encoding class II fructose-bisphosphate aldolase (catalyzes the reversible aldol condensation of dihydroxyacetonephosphate and glyceraldehyde 3-phosphate in the Calvin cycle, glycolysis, and/or gluconeogenesis) — protein sequence MALISMRQMLDHAAEYGYGVPAFNVNNLEQMRAIMEAADKTDSPVIVQASAGARKYAGAPFLRHLILAAIEEFPHIPVCMHQDHGTSPGVCQRSIQLGFSSVMMDGSLKEDGKTPADYDYNVRVTQETVAMAHACGVSVEGELGCLGSLETGQAGEEDGIGAEGILDHSQMLTDPEEAADFVKRTQVDALAIAIGTSHGAYKFTKPPTGDILAIDRIKAIHQRIPNTHLVMHGSSSVPQEWLAIINQYGGDIKETYGVPVEEIVEGIKHGVRKVNIDTDLRLASTGAMRRMMAEQPSEFDPRKFFGKTVEAMRDICIARYEAFGTAGNASKIKPVSLEAMFQRYASGELASKVK from the coding sequence ATGGCACTTATCAGCATGCGCCAGATGCTCGACCACGCCGCCGAATACGGTTATGGCGTACCAGCATTCAACGTTAACAACCTTGAGCAGATGCGGGCCATTATGGAAGCCGCTGACAAGACTGATTCCCCGGTTATCGTTCAGGCTTCGGCGGGCGCACGCAAATACGCTGGCGCGCCTTTCTTGCGTCATCTGATTCTTGCCGCCATCGAAGAATTTCCGCACATTCCGGTGTGTATGCACCAGGATCACGGCACTAGCCCGGGTGTGTGTCAGCGTTCGATTCAACTGGGCTTCAGCTCGGTGATGATGGACGGCTCGTTGAAAGAAGACGGCAAAACCCCGGCCGACTACGACTACAACGTCCGTGTGACCCAGGAAACCGTCGCCATGGCTCACGCCTGTGGTGTCTCGGTTGAAGGTGAGCTGGGCTGCTTGGGCAGCTTGGAAACCGGTCAAGCTGGTGAAGAAGATGGTATTGGCGCCGAAGGTATTCTTGATCACAGCCAGATGCTGACTGATCCGGAAGAAGCGGCTGATTTCGTTAAGCGTACCCAGGTCGATGCCTTGGCCATCGCTATCGGTACCAGCCACGGTGCTTACAAATTCACCAAGCCGCCTACCGGCGATATTCTGGCGATCGACCGAATCAAGGCGATCCACCAGCGTATTCCCAATACCCATTTGGTCATGCACGGTTCATCTTCGGTGCCGCAGGAGTGGCTGGCGATCATCAACCAGTACGGTGGCGATATCAAAGAAACCTACGGCGTGCCGGTTGAAGAAATTGTTGAAGGCATCAAGCATGGTGTGCGTAAGGTCAACATCGATACTGACTTGCGTCTGGCGTCGACCGGTGCCATGCGTCGCATGATGGCTGAACAGCCGAGCGAGTTCGATCCGCGTAAATTCTTCGGTAAAACCGTCGAAGCCATGCGTGATATTTGTATTGCTCGCTACGAAGCCTTCGGCACTGCGGGTAATGCATCGAAGATCAAGCCCGTCTCGCTCGAAGCAATGTTTCAACGTTATGCAAGCGGTGAGCTGGCCTCGAAGGTCAAGTAA
- a CDS encoding MliC family protein, translated as MKALCAAVVFSGLSLVAGCATEQPTDTWTRWVCDSQAEVLWRFTDSSQDAVDVRLGGGDIVHRLERQPSGSGVMYSDAMLTFHTKGNEGLVYRTATDDLIGRGCKAPL; from the coding sequence ATTAAGGCACTCTGCGCCGCAGTTGTGTTCTCAGGTTTAAGCCTGGTCGCGGGATGTGCGACTGAGCAGCCGACCGACACATGGACGCGCTGGGTTTGTGACAGCCAGGCTGAAGTGCTCTGGCGCTTTACTGACTCGTCGCAAGATGCCGTCGATGTGCGGCTTGGTGGTGGTGATATTGTTCACCGCCTAGAGCGTCAGCCTTCCGGCTCTGGCGTTATGTACAGCGATGCAATGTTGACCTTTCATACCAAAGGCAACGAAGGTTTGGTTTACCGTACAGCCACTGATGATTTGATTGGTCGGGGCTGTAAAGCACCTTTATAA
- a CDS encoding GreA/GreB family elongation factor produces MDKSLLQQLVLTRLEADLQAAAHAAQVAHETATHEENIAENKYDTLGLEAAYLATGQARRVEAIRQAIAMWRQLNLRPFAEESGIALGALICLVDEHATEQLLLLGPNGASMKLLHDGQTIQVISHEAPLGKVLLGKTVGDDVSLRIANSTQHFEILWVQ; encoded by the coding sequence ATAGATAAATCACTGCTGCAACAACTCGTACTGACGCGTCTTGAGGCAGACCTGCAAGCTGCGGCGCACGCGGCACAGGTGGCACATGAAACCGCGACCCATGAAGAGAATATAGCCGAGAACAAATATGACACTCTGGGCCTTGAAGCCGCCTACCTGGCGACCGGCCAAGCGCGCAGGGTCGAGGCTATCCGCCAGGCCATCGCCATGTGGCGCCAGCTAAACCTGCGCCCTTTCGCAGAAGAATCCGGCATCGCACTTGGCGCACTTATTTGCCTGGTGGACGAACATGCAACCGAGCAATTACTGCTGCTTGGTCCCAACGGCGCCAGCATGAAACTGCTGCATGACGGCCAGACCATTCAGGTGATCAGCCATGAAGCGCCGCTGGGTAAAGTCTTGCTCGGCAAAACTGTTGGTGATGATGTCAGTTTGAGAATTGCCAATAGCACGCAACACTTCGAGATTCTCTGGGTCCAATAA
- a CDS encoding PQQ-dependent sugar dehydrogenase — MINKARSHFAKPLYGAAILLACFWLSPVSATTDYRIETFTEGLENPWAMAFLPDGRMLVTERAGRLRIIAANGQLQAQPVAGLPEIYATSQAGLLEVKLDPEFSTNQRIFISYSYGDRDANNTRLASARLVDNQLQDLKTIFTALPAKAGSSHYGGRIAFLPDNSLLLTLGDGYDYREEAQNLSNHLGKIIRINRDGSVPADNPFVDVKDAAPEIYSYGHRNVQGIVYVPELKRIYSHEHGPRGGDELNLIKPGINYGWPLITYGVDYNGAQISPYTELEGLEQPLLQWTPSVAPSGLMVYSGSRFKYWQGDLFASTLAEKSVRRIRMKDGMLAGQEVLFEELDERIRAVYGGPDGYIYLLTDNPQGRVLKVIPTE, encoded by the coding sequence ATGATCAATAAAGCACGTAGCCATTTCGCCAAACCGCTGTATGGCGCTGCAATATTGCTCGCCTGCTTTTGGCTGAGTCCAGTGTCAGCCACCACTGATTATCGTATCGAGACCTTCACCGAAGGGCTTGAGAACCCCTGGGCGATGGCATTCTTGCCCGACGGACGCATGTTAGTCACCGAGCGCGCAGGGCGCCTGCGTATCATTGCGGCGAACGGTCAGTTGCAAGCGCAACCTGTTGCTGGTTTGCCCGAGATATATGCCACCTCGCAGGCAGGCTTGCTGGAAGTAAAGCTGGACCCTGAGTTCAGCACTAATCAGCGAATATTTATCAGCTATTCCTATGGCGATCGCGACGCCAACAACACGCGCCTTGCCAGTGCCAGGCTGGTTGATAACCAGTTGCAGGATCTAAAGACGATATTCACGGCCCTGCCTGCTAAAGCCGGAAGCTCGCACTACGGTGGCCGGATCGCTTTTCTGCCGGATAACAGCCTCCTGTTAACTTTGGGCGATGGCTATGACTACCGCGAAGAAGCACAAAACCTAAGCAATCATCTGGGTAAAATTATCCGGATCAACCGCGACGGCAGCGTGCCTGCGGATAATCCGTTTGTTGATGTCAAAGACGCGGCTCCGGAGATATACAGCTACGGCCATCGCAATGTGCAAGGCATTGTCTATGTGCCGGAACTCAAGCGTATCTACAGCCACGAGCACGGCCCTAGAGGCGGTGATGAGCTGAACTTGATCAAGCCTGGAATCAATTATGGCTGGCCGCTTATCACCTACGGCGTTGATTACAACGGCGCGCAAATCTCTCCTTACACTGAGCTTGAGGGGTTGGAGCAACCACTGTTGCAGTGGACACCCTCAGTTGCGCCGTCGGGTCTGATGGTCTACAGCGGTTCGCGTTTCAAGTACTGGCAGGGCGATTTGTTTGCTTCGACGCTGGCGGAAAAAAGCGTCAGGCGTATCCGCATGAAAGACGGCATGTTGGCAGGTCAGGAAGTGCTGTTTGAAGAACTTGATGAGCGTATTCGCGCGGTATACGGCGGCCCGGATGGGTATATCTATCTGCTCACCGACAACCCGCAAGGGCGGGTGCTCAAGGTCATACCGACTGAGTGA
- the epd gene encoding erythrose-4-phosphate dehydrogenase, which yields MSKRPYRIALNGYGRIGRCVLRALHERGEGGGIEIVALNDLADQSSIEYLTRFDSTHGRFPGEVRVDGDCLHINGNCVKVLRGETPESINWTALDIDLLLECSGQYTTRMDVQRFINAGAPRVLMSQPMASEADADATIVFGVNQHALTGAERLVSNASCTTNCGVPLLKVLNKAVGIEYVSITTIHSAMNDQPVIDAYHHEDLRRTRSAFQSVIPVSTGLARGIERLMPELAGRIQAKAIRVPTVNVSCLDITIQTARDTNPEEINRVLREASEAGPLQGLLAYTELPHASCDFNHDPHSAIVDGSQTRVSGPRLVNILTWFDNEWGFANRMLDVAQHYLNVSTQTAPMKD from the coding sequence ATGTCCAAGCGTCCTTACAGAATTGCACTGAATGGTTACGGCCGCATTGGCCGTTGTGTGCTGCGTGCCTTGCACGAGCGCGGGGAAGGGGGTGGCATTGAAATTGTCGCGCTCAACGACCTGGCTGATCAGTCGAGCATTGAATATCTGACACGCTTTGATTCAACCCACGGGCGCTTTCCCGGTGAGGTTCGAGTTGATGGTGACTGTCTGCATATCAATGGTAATTGCGTGAAAGTGCTGCGTGGGGAAACCCCGGAAAGCATCAACTGGACTGCTCTGGATATCGACTTGCTGCTCGAATGTTCGGGGCAATACACCACCCGTATGGACGTGCAGCGTTTCATCAATGCCGGTGCTCCACGGGTGTTGATGTCGCAACCGATGGCCAGCGAAGCTGATGCCGATGCGACAATCGTATTCGGCGTTAACCAACATGCATTGACCGGTGCTGAGCGTCTGGTTTCCAACGCCTCATGTACCACCAACTGCGGCGTGCCGCTGTTGAAGGTGCTGAACAAGGCGGTGGGTATCGAATATGTTTCGATTACCACTATCCACTCGGCGATGAATGATCAGCCGGTTATTGACGCTTATCATCATGAAGATCTGCGCCGCACGCGTTCGGCGTTTCAGTCAGTAATTCCGGTGTCTACAGGCTTGGCCCGTGGCATTGAGCGATTAATGCCGGAACTTGCTGGGCGGATCCAGGCCAAAGCTATACGCGTGCCGACGGTTAACGTGTCTTGCTTGGATATCACTATTCAAACTGCACGTGATACCAACCCCGAAGAAATTAATCGGGTGTTGCGCGAAGCTTCAGAGGCTGGGCCGCTGCAAGGTTTGCTGGCCTACACTGAATTGCCACACGCCAGTTGCGACTTCAACCACGACCCGCACTCGGCGATTGTTGATGGTAGCCAGACCCGGGTTTCCGGGCCGCGCTTGGTCAACATACTGACGTGGTTCGACAACGAATGGGGCTTTGCTAATCGCATGCTCGACGTTGCTCAGCACTATTTGAATGTTTCCACCCAAACAGCCCCTATGAAGGACTGA
- a CDS encoding phosphoglycerate kinase: MASAFKPVVKMTDLDLQGKRVLIREDLNVPVKDGVVKSDARILASLPTIKLALEKGATVMICSHLGRPTEGEYSEEDSLKPVADYLSKALGREVPLVKDYLGGVELAAGDVVLLENVRFNAGEKKNTDQLAQQYAALCDVFVMDAFGTAHRAQGSTHGVAKFAKVAAAGPLLAAELEALGKALGNPAKPMAAIVAGSKVSTKLDVLNSLSEICDQLIVGGGIANTFLAAAGFPVGKSLYEADLVATAKAIAAKVSVPLPVDVVVAKEFAESAAATVKLVADVAEDDMILDIGPQTAAQFAELLKSSKTILWNGPVGVFEFDQFGQGTKTLALAIAESPAFSIAGGGDTLAAIDKYAVADKISYISTGGGAFLEFVEGKVLPAVEMLEQRAKG; this comes from the coding sequence ATGGCTTCTGCTTTTAAACCCGTAGTGAAAATGACCGACCTTGATCTGCAAGGTAAACGCGTACTGATTCGCGAAGATCTCAATGTGCCGGTAAAAGACGGTGTTGTAAAAAGTGACGCCCGCATTCTGGCCTCATTGCCAACCATCAAGTTGGCGTTGGAAAAAGGCGCGACAGTGATGATCTGCTCGCACCTTGGCCGCCCGACCGAAGGCGAATACTCCGAGGAAGACAGCCTCAAGCCAGTGGCTGATTACCTGAGCAAGGCGCTCGGTCGCGAAGTCCCGCTGGTCAAGGATTACCTCGGCGGTGTTGAGCTGGCAGCCGGTGATGTGGTGCTTCTGGAAAACGTGCGTTTCAACGCCGGTGAAAAGAAGAATACTGACCAGCTGGCACAGCAATATGCCGCTTTGTGTGATGTCTTCGTGATGGACGCTTTTGGTACGGCTCACCGCGCTCAGGGTTCGACCCACGGCGTAGCCAAATTCGCCAAAGTGGCTGCAGCTGGCCCGTTGCTGGCCGCTGAGTTGGAAGCCCTGGGCAAAGCCCTGGGTAATCCAGCCAAGCCAATGGCCGCAATCGTTGCCGGCTCCAAGGTTTCGACCAAGCTTGATGTACTTAATAGCCTCAGCGAGATTTGCGATCAGTTGATCGTCGGCGGCGGTATTGCCAATACCTTCCTTGCTGCTGCGGGTTTCCCAGTCGGTAAGTCGCTGTATGAAGCGGATCTGGTCGCAACTGCCAAAGCTATCGCCGCCAAGGTCAGCGTGCCGTTGCCGGTTGATGTGGTAGTCGCCAAGGAGTTCGCTGAGTCTGCAGCGGCTACGGTTAAGCTGGTTGCCGATGTAGCTGAAGACGACATGATTCTCGACATCGGCCCGCAAACCGCTGCGCAGTTTGCTGAACTGCTCAAGTCATCCAAGACTATCCTGTGGAATGGCCCTGTCGGTGTGTTCGAGTTCGACCAGTTTGGTCAAGGCACTAAAACTCTGGCCTTGGCCATTGCTGAAAGCCCTGCGTTTTCGATCGCAGGCGGTGGCGACACCCTGGCGGCAATCGACAAATATGCAGTTGCCGACAAGATCTCATACATCTCCACCGGTGGTGGTGCGTTTCTTGAGTTCGTTGAAGGTAAAGTATTGCCTGCAGTAGAAATGTTGGAGCAGCGCGCCAAAGGCTAA
- a CDS encoding DUF2092 domain-containing protein yields the protein MNAPRHTRLCLALCLSVFGPQALAAEAEEAPESAVTAEAKAVYERMRNSLRALKQYSVSVQSSQDEVLDYGYKLQRNSQATLDVQPPMHLKAQISGETPRLYVYDGKTLTLSSLEEGYYAQTPAPATLKQLVNGLIAHDVEIPLIDFLSQGLQEQFLAGVKRGLLVGSEQIDGQTCDHLAFREPNIDWQLWVSQGQQALPCKLVITTRYTVGDPQYQATMKWKTDVKFAADHFTFVAGKGATRIPFTSDRVAPKKEPQP from the coding sequence ATGAACGCCCCACGCCATACGCGACTGTGCCTGGCCCTGTGCTTATCTGTATTTGGCCCACAGGCGCTAGCAGCCGAAGCTGAAGAAGCCCCTGAAAGCGCAGTAACAGCCGAAGCCAAGGCTGTTTATGAACGCATGCGCAATAGCCTGCGTGCGCTCAAGCAGTACTCCGTAAGTGTGCAGTCGAGCCAGGATGAAGTCCTCGACTATGGATACAAGCTGCAACGCAACAGCCAGGCAACGCTTGATGTGCAGCCGCCCATGCACTTGAAGGCGCAGATTAGCGGCGAAACACCACGACTCTATGTCTACGATGGCAAAACCCTGACCTTATCCAGCCTCGAAGAAGGCTACTACGCGCAAACACCAGCCCCCGCAACGCTAAAGCAACTGGTAAATGGACTGATTGCGCATGATGTTGAAATTCCGCTAATCGATTTCCTCAGCCAAGGTCTGCAAGAGCAATTTCTAGCTGGGGTTAAGCGCGGTTTGCTGGTCGGTAGCGAGCAGATTGACGGACAAACCTGTGATCACCTGGCTTTTCGCGAACCCAATATCGACTGGCAACTCTGGGTCAGCCAAGGCCAGCAGGCGTTACCTTGCAAACTGGTGATTACAACGCGTTACACAGTGGGCGACCCACAGTATCAAGCGACCATGAAGTGGAAAACAGACGTCAAATTTGCCGCCGATCACTTCACCTTCGTTGCCGGAAAAGGTGCCACCCGCATCCCTTTTACCTCTGACCGCGTAGCACCCAAAAAGGAGCCACAGCCATGA
- a CDS encoding DUF2789 domain-containing protein, which produces MEPPVHDLPSLFAQLGLDNDPASIDAFISTHSPLPEDCVLADASFWSKSQAAFLREEIREDADWAEIVDQLNLMLRGARPK; this is translated from the coding sequence ATGGAGCCGCCCGTTCATGATCTACCCAGCCTGTTTGCACAACTGGGTTTAGACAACGACCCAGCCAGCATCGACGCATTCATCAGTACTCACTCACCGTTGCCGGAAGACTGCGTACTGGCCGATGCAAGCTTTTGGAGCAAGTCCCAAGCTGCATTTCTGCGTGAAGAAATACGTGAAGATGCCGACTGGGCTGAAATCGTTGACCAACTGAATCTGATGCTGCGTGGCGCGCGTCCCAAATAA
- the tkt gene encoding transketolase — protein sequence MPSRRECANAIRALSMDAVQKANSGHPGAPMGMADIAEVLWRDYLKHNPSNPEFADRDRFVLSNGHGSMLIYSLLHLTGYDLGIEDIKQFRQMGSRTPGHPEYGYTPGVETTTGPLGQGIANAVGFAIAEKVLAAQFNRDGHKIVDHYTYAFMGDGCMMEGISHEVCSLAGTLGLGKLIAFYDDNGISIDGEVEGWFSDDTPKRFEAYGWQVIRNVDGHDAEEIKIAIETARKSEQPTLICCKTIIGFGSPNKQGKEDCHGAALGNDEIALTRAALEWNHGPFEIPADIYAQWDAKQAGAAVEAEWDKRFAAYAAAHPELASELKRRMAGELPADFSEKAAAYITEVAVKGETIASRKASQNTLNAFGPLLPEMLGGSADLAGSNLTLWKGCKGVSAEDASGNYMYYGVREFGMSAIMNGIALHGGFVPYGATFLIFMEYARNAVRMSALMKKRVLYVFTHDSIGLGEDGPTHQPVEQLTSLRSTPNLDTWRPADAVESAVAWKYAIERNDGPSALIFSRQNLPHQGRDVAQLSDIARGGYVLKDCDGEPELILIATGSEVGLAVDAYEKLTAQGKNVRVVSMPCTSVFDAQEAGYKQAVLPVQVGARIAIEAAHADFWYKYVGLEGQVIGMTTFGESAPAPALFEHFGFTVENILETAAEMLEG from the coding sequence ATGCCCAGCCGTCGTGAATGTGCCAATGCCATCCGTGCTTTAAGTATGGATGCCGTGCAGAAAGCCAACAGCGGCCACCCGGGTGCCCCAATGGGTATGGCCGATATCGCTGAAGTTTTGTGGCGCGATTACCTCAAGCACAACCCAAGCAACCCTGAGTTTGCCGACCGTGACCGTTTTGTACTGTCCAACGGCCATGGTTCGATGCTGATTTACTCGCTGCTGCACCTGACTGGCTATGACTTGGGTATCGAAGATATCAAGCAATTCCGCCAGATGGGCAGCCGCACTCCAGGTCACCCTGAATATGGTTACACCCCAGGCGTTGAAACCACCACCGGCCCGCTGGGTCAGGGGATTGCCAACGCTGTAGGTTTCGCCATCGCCGAAAAAGTCTTGGCTGCGCAGTTCAACCGCGACGGCCACAAGATTGTCGACCATTACACCTACGCCTTTATGGGCGACGGCTGCATGATGGAAGGCATCTCCCACGAAGTGTGCTCGCTGGCCGGCACCTTGGGTCTGGGTAAGCTGATTGCTTTCTACGATGACAACGGTATTTCCATCGACGGTGAAGTTGAAGGCTGGTTCAGTGACGACACACCGAAGCGTTTTGAAGCCTACGGCTGGCAAGTGATCCGCAATGTTGACGGTCACGACGCTGAAGAAATCAAGATCGCTATCGAAACTGCACGCAAAAGCGAGCAACCAACGCTGATCTGCTGCAAAACCATCATTGGTTTTGGCTCGCCGAACAAGCAAGGTAAAGAAGATTGCCACGGCGCTGCACTGGGTAACGATGAAATCGCGCTGACCCGCGCAGCGCTAGAGTGGAACCATGGCCCATTTGAAATTCCGGCGGATATCTACGCCCAGTGGGATGCCAAGCAAGCGGGTGCTGCTGTTGAAGCAGAGTGGGATAAGCGTTTCGCCGCTTACGCCGCCGCGCATCCAGAGTTGGCCAGCGAGTTGAAGCGTCGCATGGCCGGTGAGTTGCCCGCTGATTTCTCCGAGAAAGCCGCTGCCTACATCACTGAAGTTGCGGTCAAGGGCGAAACCATTGCCAGCCGTAAGGCCAGTCAGAACACCCTAAATGCTTTCGGCCCACTATTGCCTGAAATGCTAGGTGGTTCGGCAGATTTGGCGGGTTCGAACCTGACCTTGTGGAAGGGTTGCAAGGGCGTGTCGGCTGAAGATGCCTCCGGTAACTACATGTATTACGGCGTTCGCGAGTTCGGCATGAGCGCGATCATGAATGGTATTGCCCTGCACGGTGGTTTCGTACCGTACGGCGCAACCTTCCTGATCTTCATGGAATATGCGCGCAATGCCGTGCGTATGTCGGCGCTGATGAAGAAGCGCGTGCTGTATGTATTCACCCACGACTCAATCGGTCTTGGTGAAGACGGCCCGACCCACCAACCAGTCGAGCAACTGACCAGCTTGCGCTCTACTCCGAACCTCGATACCTGGCGTCCAGCCGATGCGGTTGAGTCGGCAGTGGCGTGGAAATACGCAATCGAGCGTAACGACGGTCCATCGGCGTTGATCTTCTCGCGTCAGAATCTGCCGCACCAAGGCCGTGATGTCGCCCAGTTGAGCGACATTGCCCGTGGCGGTTATGTGCTGAAAGATTGCGATGGCGAGCCAGAGCTGATCCTGATCGCCACCGGTTCGGAAGTCGGCCTGGCGGTCGATGCCTACGAAAAACTGACGGCTCAGGGCAAAAATGTTCGTGTCGTTTCGATGCCATGCACCAGCGTTTTTGACGCGCAGGAGGCAGGCTACAAACAGGCAGTATTGCCGGTCCAGGTTGGCGCGCGTATCGCCATCGAAGCTGCTCACGCAGACTTCTGGTACAAATACGTCGGCCTTGAAGGTCAGGTCATCGGCATGACCACCTTTGGTGAGTCAGCACCGGCGCCCGCGCTGTTCGAGCACTTTGGTTTCACAGTTGAAAACATTCTGGAAACCGCTGCCGAGATGCTTGAAGGCTAA
- a CDS encoding M48 family metallopeptidase yields the protein MTPLKYLQAYPAALQDQVRQLIDQGRLGDYLAQRYSGKHSVQNDKALYAYTIGLKQEHLRNAPSIDKVLFDNRLDLTHRALGLHTAISRVQGGKLKAKKEIRVAALFKEAAPEFLHMIVVHELAHLKESEHNKAFYNLCEYMLPGYQQIEFDLRVYLTWQELNRQLPDG from the coding sequence ATGACGCCGCTTAAATACCTGCAAGCTTATCCTGCCGCGCTGCAAGACCAGGTTCGCCAGTTGATCGATCAAGGTCGTCTGGGTGATTACTTGGCGCAGCGTTACAGCGGCAAACACAGTGTGCAGAATGACAAAGCCCTGTACGCCTACACCATCGGGCTGAAACAGGAACATCTGCGCAATGCACCGAGTATCGACAAGGTGTTGTTTGATAACCGTCTCGACCTGACGCACCGTGCGCTGGGTCTGCACACCGCTATTTCACGGGTGCAGGGTGGCAAGCTCAAAGCCAAAAAAGAGATTCGCGTAGCGGCGCTATTCAAAGAGGCTGCTCCGGAGTTTTTGCACATGATCGTGGTGCACGAATTGGCCCACCTGAAAGAATCCGAGCACAACAAAGCGTTCTACAACCTTTGCGAATACATGCTGCCGGGTTATCAGCAAATTGAATTCGATCTGCGTGTGTATCTGACTTGGCAGGAGCTCAACCGCCAGCTCCCTGACGGTTGA